In one Saccharibacillus brassicae genomic region, the following are encoded:
- a CDS encoding acyltransferase — MRKTERHFVEDGPNALRQIYKTVSPWKGVKNFVFIQIARYCPVLELKNWIYRRILHMKVGQDTAFGLMVMVDVFFPEKITIGRNTVIGYNTTILAHEYLIREYRLGEVIIGDEVMIGANTTILPGVTIGDGAVVAAGSVVYRDVEPGTFVGGNPLRVIERKNP, encoded by the coding sequence ATGAGAAAAACGGAGCGCCATTTCGTCGAAGACGGTCCCAACGCGCTGCGCCAGATCTACAAGACGGTCAGCCCCTGGAAAGGCGTCAAAAATTTCGTTTTTATCCAAATTGCCCGCTACTGCCCGGTGCTTGAACTGAAAAACTGGATCTACCGCCGTATCCTCCACATGAAAGTGGGCCAGGATACGGCTTTCGGGCTTATGGTGATGGTCGATGTCTTTTTTCCGGAAAAGATTACGATCGGACGCAACACGGTCATCGGCTACAACACGACCATCCTCGCGCACGAGTATTTGATTCGCGAATACCGGCTCGGCGAAGTCATTATCGGGGACGAGGTCATGATCGGCGCCAACACGACGATTCTGCCGGGCGTAACGATCGGCGACGGAGCGGTCGTAGCGGCCGGTTCGGTCGTCTACCGTGACGTGGAGCCGGGAACTTTCGTCGGCGGCAATCCGCTGCGGGTCATCGAACGGAAAAATCCTTGA
- the lgt gene encoding prolipoprotein diacylglyceryl transferase, with protein sequence MGALLAINPIAFSIGPLAVHWYGLILGLGAVTGMLIAMREGKRFGLPQELFMDILLFGVPSAIICARLYYVAFQWDQYKDNPLKIFAIWEGGIAIYGALIGAVICGVVYTRIKGYSFWRIADLCAPGLLAGQLIGRWGNFVNQEAYGGEVSESFLRDTMHLPNFIVNQMNIEGVFHHPTFLYESCWNLLGILLIFVIRRRKFVRAGEIFIGYFIWYAIGRFFIEALRTDSLAFQGPGWLASLIHGMWTPMTWFGFEEGYLDPAYGNVRISQLVAILFFVIAIALIVIRRMNGQANIRYSDPIVSSRPENAPPAIDERHRAETGSEADRIAATPSDTDRTPPSGDDPLRKE encoded by the coding sequence ATGGGTGCATTACTGGCGATCAATCCGATCGCTTTCAGCATCGGTCCGCTGGCCGTGCACTGGTACGGGCTGATTCTCGGGCTCGGGGCCGTGACCGGCATGCTGATCGCAATGCGGGAAGGCAAGCGTTTTGGGCTGCCGCAGGAATTGTTTATGGATATTTTGCTGTTCGGCGTTCCGTCGGCCATCATCTGCGCGCGGCTCTACTACGTGGCCTTCCAATGGGACCAGTACAAAGACAATCCGCTGAAGATTTTCGCCATTTGGGAAGGCGGAATCGCTATTTACGGCGCGCTGATCGGCGCCGTGATCTGCGGCGTGGTCTATACGCGCATCAAGGGATACAGCTTTTGGCGAATCGCCGATCTCTGCGCGCCGGGCCTGCTGGCCGGTCAGCTGATCGGCCGCTGGGGCAACTTCGTCAACCAGGAAGCGTACGGCGGCGAAGTGAGCGAAAGCTTCCTGCGCGATACGATGCACCTGCCGAACTTTATCGTGAACCAGATGAATATCGAGGGCGTGTTCCATCATCCCACCTTCCTCTACGAATCGTGCTGGAACCTGCTGGGCATTCTGCTGATCTTCGTGATCCGCCGCCGCAAGTTCGTGCGTGCCGGCGAGATCTTTATCGGCTACTTTATCTGGTACGCGATCGGACGCTTCTTCATTGAAGCGCTGCGCACCGACAGCCTCGCGTTCCAGGGACCGGGCTGGCTGGCTTCGCTGATCCACGGCATGTGGACGCCGATGACGTGGTTCGGCTTCGAAGAAGGTTACCTCGACCCGGCTTACGGCAACGTCCGGATCTCGCAGCTGGTCGCGATCCTCTTCTTCGTGATCGCGATCGCGCTGATCGTGATCCGTCGCATGAACGGCCAGGCCAATATCCGGTATTCCGATCCGATCGTCTCGTCCAGACCGGAAAACGCGCCTCCGGCGATCGACGAGCGCCATCGCGCGGAGACGGGATCGGAAGCCGACCGCATCGCTGCTACGCCGTCCGATACGGACCGCACACCGCCTTCGGGTGACGATCCTCTGCGCAAGGAGTGA
- the hprK gene encoding HPr(Ser) kinase/phosphatase, translating to MAKKVKVAELVQQFQFEVVSGEKGLRRPIVVDDLNRPGLEMAGYFEYHSPERIQLLGKTELTFYHMLSKEDKLDRMSRLCSEETPCIIVTRSFDVPEELIALGEERDIPILRSGMSTTSLGSRVTGFLERKLAPTTTIHGVLVDVYGVGIIITGSSGIGKSETALELVKRGHRLIADDAVEIRQSADNQLDGTAPELIRHLLEIRGVGIINVMTLFGAGAIRNHKRITLVVRLENWQPDKQYDRLGLDEETTRIIDTDVPLVTVPVRPGRNLAVIIEVAAMNFRLKRMGYNAAQQFTHKLTATIDNDADDLD from the coding sequence ATGGCTAAAAAGGTAAAAGTAGCCGAGCTGGTTCAACAGTTTCAGTTTGAAGTCGTATCGGGCGAAAAGGGATTACGCCGTCCGATCGTCGTCGACGACCTGAACCGGCCGGGACTAGAGATGGCCGGATACTTCGAATATCATTCGCCGGAGCGCATTCAGCTGTTGGGCAAAACTGAGCTGACTTTTTATCATATGCTCTCGAAAGAAGACAAGTTGGACCGGATGAGCCGGCTCTGCAGCGAAGAGACGCCGTGTATTATCGTCACCCGGTCTTTTGACGTGCCGGAAGAACTGATCGCGCTCGGCGAAGAACGCGATATTCCGATTCTGCGCAGCGGCATGTCGACGACCAGCCTGGGCAGCCGCGTTACCGGCTTCCTGGAACGCAAGCTGGCGCCGACGACGACGATCCACGGCGTGCTGGTGGATGTGTACGGCGTAGGCATCATCATTACCGGCAGCAGCGGCATCGGCAAAAGCGAGACCGCCCTGGAACTCGTCAAGCGCGGCCACCGGCTTATCGCCGACGACGCGGTCGAGATTCGTCAGAGCGCCGACAACCAGCTCGACGGCACTGCGCCGGAACTGATCCGTCACCTGCTGGAGATCCGCGGCGTAGGCATCATCAACGTGATGACGCTGTTCGGCGCGGGCGCCATCCGCAACCACAAGCGGATTACGCTCGTCGTGCGGCTGGAGAACTGGCAGCCGGACAAGCAGTACGACCGTCTGGGACTCGACGAGGAGACGACGCGCATCATCGATACGGACGTGCCGCTTGTGACGGTTCCGGTAAGACCGGGCCGAAATCTGGCCGTAATCATCGAAGTGGCGGCGATGAACTTCCGTCTGAAGCGTATGGGCTACAACGCGGCCCAGCAGTTTACGCACAAATTGACTGCGACGATCGACAACGACGCGGACGATCTGGACTAA
- the hisD gene encoding histidinol dehydrogenase, with protein sequence MKIVQAAQFDLRRDVEYGSEEQVAIVKRIVGDIKAEGDAALLRYTESLDHTKLEASQLRVTDAELQAAYSRVEPSFIEAIAAAAANIRAFHERQKRNSWMDLQPDGSLLGQIIRPLRRVGVYVPGGKAAYPSSVLMNVIPAQVAGVPEIVMVTPPATGGREGIDPYILVAAAEAGVNEMYRVGGAQAIAALAYGTDSIERVDKICGPGNIYVALAKREVYGLVDIDSLAGPSEIVVLADETADPEYVAADLLSQAEHDELASAILVTTSERVAEYVSAEVERQLSLLPRENIARASIENYGAIIVTGSLEEGIAVVNRLAPEHLEVMVQNPVDCLGLIENAGAIFLGPYSSEPVGDYFAGPNHIIPTNGTARFASPVDVDDFIKKSSLIQYSKQALLANAATIMELARREGLEGHARAIEVRVNKEGAARRAD encoded by the coding sequence ATGAAGATCGTACAAGCGGCACAGTTCGATCTGCGCCGGGACGTGGAATACGGCTCGGAAGAGCAGGTCGCGATCGTCAAGCGGATCGTCGGCGACATCAAGGCGGAAGGCGACGCGGCGCTGCTGCGCTACACCGAGAGCCTGGACCACACGAAGCTCGAAGCTTCGCAGCTGCGCGTCACGGACGCGGAGCTGCAGGCGGCCTACAGCCGCGTCGAGCCGTCCTTTATCGAAGCGATCGCGGCCGCGGCCGCGAATATCCGCGCTTTCCACGAACGGCAGAAGCGCAATTCCTGGATGGACCTGCAGCCGGACGGCAGCCTGCTGGGACAGATCATCCGGCCGCTGCGCCGGGTGGGCGTCTACGTACCGGGCGGCAAAGCCGCCTATCCGTCTTCCGTGCTGATGAACGTCATTCCCGCCCAGGTGGCGGGCGTGCCGGAGATCGTCATGGTCACGCCGCCGGCAACGGGCGGCCGCGAAGGGATCGATCCGTACATTCTCGTCGCGGCGGCGGAAGCCGGCGTGAACGAGATGTACCGCGTCGGCGGCGCGCAGGCGATCGCGGCGCTCGCCTACGGCACGGACAGCATCGAGCGGGTCGACAAGATCTGCGGGCCCGGCAATATCTATGTCGCGCTGGCCAAGCGCGAAGTGTACGGGCTGGTCGATATCGACAGCCTGGCCGGACCGAGCGAGATCGTCGTCCTCGCGGACGAGACCGCCGACCCGGAATACGTGGCGGCCGACCTGCTGTCGCAGGCGGAGCACGACGAACTGGCTTCGGCCATTCTCGTGACGACGTCGGAACGCGTGGCGGAATACGTCTCCGCCGAGGTGGAGCGGCAGCTGTCGCTGCTGCCGCGCGAGAACATCGCGCGGGCTTCGATCGAGAACTACGGCGCGATCATCGTGACCGGGAGCCTCGAAGAAGGCATCGCCGTCGTGAACCGGCTGGCGCCGGAACATCTGGAAGTGATGGTGCAGAATCCGGTCGACTGCCTGGGCCTGATCGAGAACGCGGGCGCGATTTTCCTCGGTCCGTACAGTTCCGAGCCGGTCGGCGATTACTTCGCCGGGCCGAACCATATTATTCCGACGAACGGCACGGCGCGCTTCGCTTCGCCGGTCGACGTGGACGATTTTATCAAAAAATCGAGTCTGATCCAATACAGCAAGCAGGCGCTGCTCGCCAATGCCGCAACGATCATGGAGCTGGCACGCCGGGAAGGGCTGGAAGGCCACGCGCGCGCGATCGAAGTTCGGGTGAACAAGGAAGGCGCGGCGCGCCGGGCAGACTGA
- the hisG gene encoding ATP phosphoribosyltransferase — MGEVLKVAMPKGRIYKKAAQLFREAGIVIPDDVDDSRRLVIPIPEANMEFIMAKPVDVPTYVEYGVADIGIVGKDVLLEENRDVYELLDLGIARCRMSVIALPDRQPGIHLRVATKYPNVAARYFREQGEQVEVIKLNGSIELAPLIGLADRIVDMVETGQTLKDNGLVELESIFGITSRLIANRVSYRMKNDAIQQLCDKLEKVMPGAGAAKV; from the coding sequence ATGGGAGAAGTGCTGAAGGTGGCGATGCCGAAAGGGCGCATCTACAAAAAGGCCGCGCAGCTGTTCCGAGAAGCGGGCATCGTCATTCCGGACGACGTGGACGACTCGCGCCGGCTAGTCATTCCGATTCCGGAAGCGAATATGGAGTTCATCATGGCGAAGCCGGTCGACGTGCCGACCTACGTCGAATACGGCGTGGCCGATATCGGCATCGTCGGCAAGGACGTGCTGCTCGAAGAGAACCGCGACGTATACGAACTGCTCGATCTTGGCATCGCGCGCTGCCGCATGTCGGTCATCGCGCTGCCGGACCGGCAGCCGGGTATCCATCTGCGGGTAGCGACCAAATATCCGAACGTCGCGGCGCGTTATTTCCGCGAGCAGGGCGAGCAGGTCGAAGTGATCAAGCTGAACGGCTCGATCGAGCTGGCGCCGCTGATCGGCCTGGCCGACCGGATCGTCGATATGGTCGAGACGGGGCAGACGCTCAAGGACAACGGACTGGTGGAGCTCGAGAGCATCTTCGGCATCACGAGCCGCCTGATCGCGAACCGGGTCAGCTACCGGATGAAGAACGACGCGATCCAGCAGCTGTGCGACAAGCTGGAAAAGGTCATGCCGGGCGCCGGCGCGGCAAAAGTCTAA
- the hisB gene encoding imidazoleglycerol-phosphate dehydratase HisB yields the protein MTEANQAGARSASIARKTNETDIKLSFGIDGTGVSEISTGVPFLNHMLDLFAKHGQFDLNVDADGDIDIDDHHTVEDIGICLGGTLLESLGDKRGIKRYASVFVPMDEALAQVIIDVSGRPHFEYRAEYPSNLVGTFSTEMVHEFLWKFALESRITLHVIVHYGRNTHHMIEAVFKALGRALDEATSIDPRVTGVPSTKGVL from the coding sequence ATGACGGAAGCCAATCAGGCAGGGGCGCGCAGCGCAAGCATCGCGCGCAAGACGAACGAGACGGATATCAAGCTGTCGTTCGGAATCGACGGAACCGGCGTATCGGAAATTTCGACGGGGGTTCCTTTTCTCAACCATATGCTCGACCTGTTCGCGAAGCACGGCCAATTCGACCTGAACGTCGACGCGGACGGCGATATCGACATCGACGACCACCACACGGTCGAAGACATCGGCATCTGCCTGGGCGGGACGCTGCTGGAATCGCTTGGCGACAAGCGCGGCATCAAGCGCTACGCCAGCGTGTTCGTTCCGATGGACGAAGCGCTTGCGCAGGTCATCATCGACGTAAGCGGACGCCCGCACTTCGAGTACCGCGCGGAGTATCCGTCCAATCTCGTCGGCACTTTTTCCACCGAGATGGTGCATGAATTCCTGTGGAAGTTCGCGCTGGAATCGCGTATCACGCTGCACGTCATCGTGCACTACGGCCGCAATACGCACCATATGATCGAAGCGGTGTTCAAGGCGCTCGGCCGCGCGCTCGACGAAGCGACATCGATCGATCCGCGCGTGACCGGGGTGCCGTCGACGAAGGGAGTGCTGTAA
- the ppaX gene encoding pyrophosphatase PpaX has protein sequence MNPAIRTVLFDLDGTIIDTNQLIIDSFMNTVTGSSLTRETIIPHMGTTLQNQLRVFSGLDDVRELEQAYRAYNLAHHDSMVKPFPHVQQVIRDLHAAGIRLGVVTTKIRPTTMKVLEMFDLYRYMEAVVTVTDVTHPKPHAEPVRMALEKMGAEAKTALMVGDSPADIQSAQNAGVRAAAVAWSLKGEQELSGYGPDHMLHDMRDLYELTGTERREA, from the coding sequence ATGAATCCGGCCATACGTACCGTGCTGTTCGACCTGGACGGCACGATCATCGATACCAATCAGCTTATCATCGACTCTTTCATGAATACGGTGACCGGCTCTTCGCTGACGCGGGAGACGATCATTCCGCATATGGGCACCACGCTGCAAAATCAGCTGCGCGTCTTCTCCGGCCTCGACGATGTGCGCGAGCTGGAGCAGGCTTACCGCGCCTACAATCTGGCTCACCACGACTCGATGGTCAAGCCGTTCCCGCATGTGCAGCAGGTCATTCGTGACCTGCATGCGGCCGGGATCCGCCTCGGCGTCGTCACGACGAAGATCCGGCCGACCACGATGAAGGTGCTGGAGATGTTCGACCTGTACCGGTACATGGAAGCGGTCGTGACCGTCACCGATGTGACGCATCCGAAGCCCCATGCCGAACCGGTGCGGATGGCGCTGGAGAAAATGGGCGCGGAAGCAAAGACGGCGCTGATGGTAGGCGACAGTCCGGCCGATATCCAATCGGCCCAGAATGCGGGCGTGCGCGCCGCGGCCGTCGCCTGGTCGCTCAAAGGCGAACAGGAGCTGTCCGGCTACGGGCCGGACCATATGCTGCACGATATGCGCGACCTGTACGAATTGACCGGAACGGAGCGTCGGGAAGCATGA
- a CDS encoding ATP phosphoribosyltransferase regulatory subunit yields the protein MSKPKGFEKPVGVRDYLPRATRRLRRIERSVLDCMGRWGYDPIKTPTMEYYDTVGIASSTPDRKLYKLLNNRGQTLVLRSDMTAPIARVASSLLREEPLPLRLSYHANVFRAIEEEAGREAEFFQTGVELVGDRSPEADAEVIALAIASLQAAGVGTFKFAMGHVGFLNGLFDEALPDRSDAQQALKERLLHRDYVGFRETAESLGLKPEQQEELEGLLRLRGGVEVCEQAAGLSGHTLAQESLAHLRSVWEALVDYGVSQHVLIDLTMIGDFSYYTGMVFEGYAAELGFPVCSGGRYDNLLRQFGRDVPATGFALKTTRILDGVDDPAGEEERPALIVYEANRRAEALAEAARIRAEGGAAVTRLAAESAGEESESGRYSRVLRLTAENAPAN from the coding sequence ATGTCCAAACCGAAAGGCTTTGAAAAACCGGTCGGCGTGCGCGATTATCTGCCGCGCGCGACGAGAAGGCTGCGCCGGATCGAACGCAGCGTGCTCGACTGCATGGGCCGCTGGGGCTACGACCCGATCAAGACGCCGACGATGGAATATTACGATACGGTCGGCATCGCAAGCTCCACGCCGGATCGCAAATTGTACAAACTGCTCAACAACCGCGGACAGACACTCGTCCTGCGCTCCGACATGACGGCGCCGATCGCGCGCGTCGCTTCGTCGCTGCTGCGCGAAGAACCGCTGCCGCTGCGGCTGTCTTATCACGCGAACGTGTTCCGCGCGATCGAAGAAGAAGCGGGCCGCGAAGCGGAATTTTTCCAGACGGGCGTCGAACTCGTCGGCGACCGTTCGCCGGAGGCGGACGCGGAAGTGATCGCGCTCGCGATCGCTTCGCTGCAGGCGGCCGGCGTCGGCACGTTCAAGTTCGCGATGGGGCATGTCGGCTTCCTGAACGGGCTGTTCGACGAAGCGCTGCCGGATCGCTCGGACGCGCAGCAGGCGCTCAAAGAGCGGCTGCTGCATCGCGATTACGTGGGCTTCCGCGAGACGGCGGAGTCGCTCGGTCTGAAGCCCGAGCAGCAGGAAGAACTCGAAGGGCTGCTGCGTCTGCGCGGCGGCGTCGAGGTCTGCGAGCAGGCGGCCGGGCTGAGCGGCCATACGCTTGCGCAGGAGTCGCTTGCGCATCTGCGCAGCGTCTGGGAAGCGCTGGTCGACTACGGCGTGTCGCAGCATGTCCTGATCGATCTGACGATGATCGGGGATTTCTCGTATTATACGGGCATGGTCTTTGAAGGCTACGCGGCGGAACTCGGGTTCCCGGTCTGCAGCGGCGGCCGTTACGACAATCTGCTGCGGCAGTTCGGCCGCGACGTGCCGGCTACGGGCTTCGCGCTGAAGACGACGCGCATTCTCGACGGCGTGGACGATCCGGCGGGCGAAGAAGAACGCCCGGCGCTGATCGTGTACGAAGCGAACCGGCGGGCCGAAGCATTGGCCGAAGCCGCCCGTATCCGGGCGGAAGGCGGGGCCGCGGTCACGCGCCTTGCGGCGGAGAGCGCCGGGGAAGAGAGCGAGAGCGGCCGTTACAGCCGGGTGCTGCGATTGACGGCGGAGAACGCGCCGGCGAACTGA
- a CDS encoding ABC transporter ATP-binding protein, giving the protein MAGVRLEHIYKKYAGSDKATVIDVNLDIKDKEFLVLVGPSGCGKSTTLRMIAGLEEISEGKLYIGDRVVNDVAPKDRDIAMVFQSYALYPHMDVYSNMAFGLKLRKVKKEEIERRVREAAKILDIEHLLERKPKALSGGQRQRVALGRAIVRDPQVFLMDEPLSNLDAKLRGQMRAEITKLVKRLETTCIYVTHDQIEAMTMGDRIVVMKDGIIQQAAPPEDLYNNPTNIFVAGFIGSPTMNFINGTLVDKADGLYFQAQNLDVEIPRGKAQILREKSMVGKEVILGLRPEDVHEEPVFLEASPKTVFTANVEVTENLGHEMLLYLTGLGGDTTIARVDGRSNVREGSQVQLAIDMNKAHIFERESEVNVFYDVK; this is encoded by the coding sequence ATGGCTGGTGTACGCTTAGAACATATCTATAAGAAATACGCAGGTTCCGACAAAGCAACGGTAATCGACGTTAACCTTGATATCAAAGATAAAGAATTCCTCGTCCTGGTCGGTCCTTCCGGCTGCGGAAAATCGACGACTCTGCGCATGATCGCAGGTCTGGAAGAAATTTCCGAAGGCAAACTGTATATCGGCGACCGCGTCGTAAACGACGTAGCTCCGAAAGACCGCGATATCGCGATGGTCTTCCAGTCCTACGCCCTTTACCCGCACATGGACGTATACTCCAACATGGCGTTCGGCCTGAAACTGCGCAAAGTGAAAAAGGAAGAAATCGAGAGACGCGTTCGCGAAGCGGCGAAGATTCTCGATATCGAGCATTTGCTTGAGCGCAAACCTAAAGCACTCTCCGGCGGTCAGCGTCAGCGGGTTGCCCTGGGACGCGCCATCGTACGGGATCCGCAAGTCTTCCTGATGGATGAGCCTCTCTCCAACTTGGACGCGAAACTTCGCGGTCAGATGCGCGCGGAAATCACGAAACTGGTTAAGCGCCTCGAGACGACTTGTATCTACGTAACGCACGACCAGATCGAAGCCATGACCATGGGCGATCGCATCGTCGTTATGAAAGACGGCATCATCCAGCAGGCCGCTCCGCCGGAAGATCTGTACAACAACCCGACGAACATCTTCGTTGCCGGCTTCATCGGTTCCCCTACGATGAACTTCATCAACGGCACGCTGGTCGACAAAGCGGACGGCCTGTACTTCCAGGCTCAGAACCTTGACGTCGAAATTCCGCGCGGCAAAGCTCAAATCCTGCGCGAAAAATCGATGGTCGGCAAAGAAGTCATTCTGGGCCTGCGTCCGGAAGACGTGCACGAAGAGCCGGTCTTCCTGGAAGCTTCGCCAAAAACGGTCTTCACGGCCAACGTTGAAGTTACCGAGAACCTCGGTCACGAAATGCTGCTGTACCTGACCGGCCTCGGCGGCGACACGACGATCGCCCGTGTAGACGGACGTTCGAACGTACGCGAAGGTTCCCAGGTTCAACTGGCAATCGACATGAACAAAGCGCACATCTTCGAAAGAGAATCCGAAGTGAACGTCTTCTACGACGTCAAATAA
- a CDS encoding acyltransferase, which translates to MELSSVSIKKERLPQLDTFRALAILGVLHVHATSLATVESVELKAFYLINFLNVFFRYGTPSFIMLSSFVLFYNYFNRPLDGKLIGGFYKKRLLYILLPYVLFSVIYFIYKMHVAGTLGTSTETYGEMLGRYWKNLSEGTAYTHLYFVYISVQFYILFPLMLKLFKSSKWFVRWAIPIGLVLQWAFVIWNKYEWQYQSKGSLAITYLSYYMIGAVLAIHFDKVRSWLMNDLNKLRTKAWIWNGILWISWAAVAGVHIWFYQQVRLNGLIVDTIWYEILWNLHTMLTALVLMRVSFVLYRKGPKWLIKLLTRLGELSFAIYLVHPLILGYYRDTKDWFFDQVPMSSMTYLIWVYGGLVCSLVVSWIVTQAILRWIPGAWVLLGSVPASLRKKKTGPSAPVSATDRNL; encoded by the coding sequence ATGGAGTTGAGTTCTGTTTCAATCAAAAAAGAGCGGCTGCCGCAGCTGGACACATTTCGCGCGCTGGCCATTTTGGGCGTGCTGCACGTACATGCCACCTCGCTCGCGACGGTCGAATCCGTCGAACTGAAAGCTTTTTACCTCATCAACTTTCTTAACGTCTTTTTCAGATACGGGACGCCTTCGTTTATTATGCTGAGCAGTTTCGTGCTGTTCTACAACTACTTCAACCGTCCGCTGGACGGCAAGTTGATCGGAGGATTCTACAAAAAACGGCTGCTCTACATTTTGCTGCCTTATGTGCTGTTCTCGGTCATTTATTTCATCTATAAGATGCATGTGGCGGGAACGCTCGGAACGAGCACCGAAACGTACGGGGAGATGCTGGGCCGCTACTGGAAAAACCTGAGCGAAGGCACCGCGTACACGCATCTGTATTTCGTGTACATCAGCGTGCAGTTCTACATTTTGTTCCCGCTGATGCTGAAGCTGTTCAAGTCGTCCAAATGGTTCGTGCGCTGGGCGATTCCGATCGGACTTGTGCTGCAATGGGCGTTCGTGATCTGGAACAAATACGAATGGCAGTATCAGAGCAAAGGCAGTCTCGCGATTACATATCTGTCTTATTACATGATCGGCGCCGTGCTGGCGATTCATTTCGACAAGGTACGGAGCTGGCTTATGAACGACCTCAACAAGCTGCGCACGAAAGCGTGGATCTGGAACGGGATTCTGTGGATCTCGTGGGCGGCGGTGGCGGGGGTGCATATCTGGTTCTACCAGCAGGTACGTCTCAACGGCCTGATCGTCGACACGATCTGGTACGAGATCCTGTGGAATCTGCACACGATGCTGACGGCGCTTGTGCTGATGCGGGTATCGTTCGTCCTGTACCGCAAAGGGCCGAAATGGCTGATCAAGCTGCTGACCCGGCTCGGGGAGCTGTCGTTTGCGATCTATCTCGTCCATCCGCTGATCCTCGGCTATTACCGGGATACGAAAGACTGGTTCTTCGATCAGGTACCGATGAGTTCGATGACGTACCTGATCTGGGTGTACGGAGGGCTGGTCTGCTCGCTCGTCGTCTCCTGGATCGTTACCCAGGCCATTCTGCGCTGGATTCCGGGGGCGTGGGTGCTGCTCGGAAGCGTACCTGCGTCTTTGCGTAAAAAGAAAACGGGGCCGTCCGCGCCGGTATCGGCGACCGACCGCAATCTGTGA
- a CDS encoding PucR family transcriptional regulator, with protein sequence MNVQDIRRRLESIVGRTVERIGVSKKRQQELMGAVEPGMQPSGSEPEAGPAVEAMRLGVVEAGSTWFFAADASSETAERTAFRIASDRLDPALRELIALLVQTSAVDHSAPSLQEEETEAQQLGRWLADRLESGEAPHELPDTLRLKSRLFTEMIPFLLIYEGAQSSIGGYEELHQLLSTFLEREVRVVPLREREWLLLVDRLDVLDLSEERGEGDESDRELLEAFGLGLYELIASEWAGIFNLSVSEPLQPAHGLVPALRILRESVFLGKTFHVTRHVHLPWELDLERLIYSIPGEQRERFMERIEGRAVVLADSETLATLTTFFQMNCNVSETAKQLYIHRNTLIYRLDKVKQETGLDVRNFSDAVSMKLALLLDKVTKD encoded by the coding sequence ATGAATGTGCAGGACATCCGGCGCCGACTGGAATCGATCGTGGGCAGAACGGTAGAACGGATCGGCGTCTCAAAAAAGCGGCAGCAGGAACTGATGGGCGCGGTCGAACCTGGAATGCAGCCGTCCGGAAGCGAACCGGAAGCTGGGCCGGCTGTAGAAGCGATGCGCCTGGGCGTGGTCGAAGCCGGCTCCACCTGGTTTTTCGCCGCCGATGCCTCGTCGGAGACGGCGGAACGCACCGCTTTTCGTATCGCGAGCGACCGGTTGGACCCTGCCCTGCGCGAATTGATCGCCCTGCTCGTGCAGACGTCGGCAGTGGACCATTCCGCGCCGTCCCTTCAGGAGGAAGAGACGGAAGCGCAGCAGTTGGGCCGCTGGCTGGCGGACAGGCTGGAGTCGGGAGAAGCGCCGCATGAACTGCCGGATACGCTGCGATTGAAAAGCCGCCTGTTCACGGAGATGATTCCGTTTCTGTTGATCTACGAAGGGGCACAGAGTTCGATCGGCGGCTATGAAGAGCTGCATCAGCTGCTGTCCACGTTTCTGGAGCGGGAAGTGCGCGTCGTCCCGCTGCGCGAACGGGAATGGCTGCTGCTCGTTGATCGGCTGGACGTGCTGGATCTGTCGGAAGAGCGGGGCGAAGGCGACGAATCGGATCGCGAGCTGCTCGAAGCGTTCGGACTCGGCTTGTACGAGCTGATCGCGAGCGAATGGGCCGGCATTTTCAATCTGTCGGTATCGGAACCGCTGCAGCCGGCCCACGGACTCGTTCCGGCGCTGCGCATTTTGCGGGAAAGCGTCTTTCTCGGCAAAACGTTCCATGTGACGCGTCATGTGCACTTGCCGTGGGAGCTGGATCTGGAGCGGTTGATCTACAGCATTCCGGGAGAGCAGCGGGAACGGTTCATGGAGCGGATCGAAGGCCGGGCGGTCGTGCTGGCGGACAGCGAGACGCTGGCGACGCTGACGACTTTTTTCCAAATGAACTGCAATGTAAGCGAGACGGCCAAGCAGCTGTACATCCACCGCAATACGCTGATCTACCGGTTGGACAAGGTCAAACAGGAGACGGGGCTCGACGTGCGCAACTTCAGTGACGCCGTTTCGATGAAGCTTGCGCTCCTATTGGATAAAGTGACAAAAGACTGA